A stretch of the Agromyces larvae genome encodes the following:
- a CDS encoding glycoside hydrolase family 35 protein, protein MSRFAIGATDFELDGRPHRILAGALHYFRVHPDLWADRIRKARLMGLNTIETYVAWNAHEPRRGEWDATEALDLGRFLDLVAAEGMHAIVRPGPYICAEWDNGGLPAWLFRDAEVGVRRSEPRYLDAVTRYLERVYEIVAPRQIDDGGPVVLVQIENEYGAYGADKDYLAELVRVTREAGITVPLTTIDQPVPQMLADGSLPGLHLTGSFGSRAAERMAALREFQPTGPLMCMEFWCGWFDDWGSHHHVTDASESAAELDAILAAGGSVNIYMFHGGTNFGLTNGANDKGRYAPITTSYDYDAPLDEAGHPTGKYFAFREVIARYAPVPEEVPSPPAPAPGFEATLVPGPALLAVADRLGEGSDHDALPSLDDLGQDRGIAIFTTELPGRPACDGPATLVVGEEVRDRAWVLVDGKPVGVLARDAHERALHLPAARGELAIVVEDQGRVNYGPRIGEHKGLIGGVALDGEDLRGWRARPLDLDRVPRLATEWADAATDVAAGPVAGPRFWTAAFDLDAAADLFLDTGDWGKGLVWANGFLLGRYWRRGPQRTLIVPEPVTRPGRNELVVLEFEALAEASARFVAAPLLGHAEI, encoded by the coding sequence ATGAGCCGCTTCGCCATCGGCGCGACCGACTTCGAGCTCGACGGCCGGCCGCACCGCATCCTCGCGGGTGCACTGCACTACTTCCGGGTGCACCCCGATCTCTGGGCCGACCGCATCCGCAAGGCCCGGCTCATGGGGCTGAACACCATCGAGACGTACGTCGCGTGGAATGCGCACGAACCGCGCCGAGGCGAGTGGGATGCCACGGAGGCACTCGACCTCGGCCGGTTCCTCGATCTCGTCGCCGCCGAAGGCATGCACGCGATCGTGCGCCCCGGGCCGTACATCTGCGCCGAGTGGGACAACGGGGGCCTGCCCGCCTGGCTGTTCCGCGACGCCGAGGTCGGCGTGCGCCGCAGCGAACCGCGCTACCTCGATGCGGTCACGCGGTATCTCGAGCGGGTGTACGAGATCGTCGCGCCCCGCCAGATCGACGACGGCGGCCCGGTCGTGCTCGTGCAGATCGAGAACGAGTACGGCGCGTACGGCGCCGACAAGGACTACCTCGCCGAGCTCGTCCGGGTCACACGCGAGGCCGGCATCACGGTGCCGCTGACCACCATCGATCAGCCCGTCCCGCAGATGCTCGCCGACGGCAGCCTGCCCGGCCTGCACCTCACCGGCTCGTTCGGTTCGCGGGCGGCCGAGCGGATGGCGGCGCTCCGCGAGTTCCAGCCCACCGGCCCGCTGATGTGCATGGAGTTCTGGTGCGGATGGTTCGACGATTGGGGCTCCCACCACCACGTGACGGATGCCTCGGAGAGCGCCGCGGAACTCGACGCGATCCTCGCGGCCGGCGGGTCCGTGAACATCTACATGTTCCACGGCGGCACGAACTTCGGCCTCACGAACGGCGCCAACGACAAGGGCCGCTACGCGCCGATCACGACGAGCTACGACTACGACGCGCCGCTCGACGAGGCGGGGCATCCGACCGGGAAGTACTTCGCGTTCCGCGAGGTGATCGCGAGATACGCACCGGTGCCCGAGGAGGTGCCGTCGCCGCCCGCCCCCGCACCCGGGTTCGAGGCGACCCTCGTGCCCGGGCCCGCGCTGCTCGCCGTCGCCGACCGGCTCGGCGAGGGATCCGATCACGATGCCCTGCCCAGCCTCGACGACCTCGGCCAGGACCGCGGCATCGCGATCTTCACGACCGAGCTGCCCGGCCGACCCGCGTGCGACGGCCCGGCGACCCTCGTCGTCGGCGAGGAGGTGCGCGACCGCGCGTGGGTGCTCGTCGACGGGAAACCCGTCGGCGTCCTCGCGCGCGATGCGCACGAGCGCGCCCTGCACCTGCCCGCCGCCCGCGGCGAGCTCGCGATCGTCGTCGAAGACCAGGGCCGCGTGAACTACGGCCCGCGCATCGGCGAGCACAAGGGACTCATCGGCGGCGTCGCGCTCGACGGGGAGGACCTGCGCGGATGGCGCGCCCGGCCGCTCGACCTCGACCGGGTGCCCCGGCTCGCGACGGAGTGGGCGGATGCCGCGACCGACGTCGCGGCGGGCCCGGTCGCCGGCCCGCGGTTCTGGACCGCGGCGTTCGACCTCGACGCGGCGGCCGACCTGTTCCTCGACACCGGCGACTGGGGCAAGGGGCTCGTCTGGGCCAACGGGTTCCTGCTCGGCCGCTACTGGCGACGCGGACCCCAGCGCACGCTCATCGTGCCCGAGCCGGTCACCCGACCCGGGCGGAACGAGCTCGTCGTGCTCGAGTTCGAGGCGCTCGCCGAGGCATCCGCGCGCTTCGTCGCCGCACCGCTGCTCGGCCACGCCGAGATCTAG
- a CDS encoding VOC family protein: MANLVVHFEIHASEPQRLIDFYSELLGWRFTRFGETEYWAIDTGEGSVRNAGEAGHGINGGLTRRGADGLPASTGSPEIGAPVNGCNLVIGVDGDIDAVYAKGLALGATEAVALADLEGVGRVGYLLDPDRNVFGLISPVTSDGVDQMSA, translated from the coding sequence ATGGCGAACCTCGTCGTCCACTTCGAGATCCACGCGTCCGAGCCGCAGCGGCTCATCGACTTCTACTCCGAACTGCTCGGCTGGCGGTTCACCCGCTTCGGCGAGACGGAGTACTGGGCGATCGACACCGGCGAGGGGTCGGTCCGCAACGCCGGCGAAGCCGGGCACGGCATCAACGGCGGCCTGACCCGACGCGGCGCCGACGGCCTGCCCGCGAGCACCGGATCGCCCGAGATCGGCGCACCGGTGAACGGCTGCAACCTCGTCATCGGCGTCGACGGCGACATCGACGCGGTCTACGCGAAGGGCCTCGCGCTCGGCGCGACCGAGGCGGTGGCGCTCGCCGACCTGGAGGGGGTGGGCCGGGTCGGCTACCTGCTCGACCCCGACCGCAACGTCTTCGGGCTGATCTCGCCGGTCACGAGCGACGGCGTCGACCAGATGTCGGCGTAG